The Panicum virgatum strain AP13 chromosome 5K, P.virgatum_v5, whole genome shotgun sequence genome has a window encoding:
- the LOC120708553 gene encoding DYRK-family kinase pom1-like, which translates to MRRTRSKCDPVPCASLALSPLACLGLLRVRLARSSPSKTPLAWLRFASKPAPPDGDATAYLTAAPPTHLSLSETAPPPHRPRAHCRRMAAPGLDQVMAFLTDHGFAGAASALRDDVLDRTAAGEGARDAALDPQLPPLRMPGSASASGGGGGGACAGGASTPAPASPSSSSGSASSSAFVSMRSTPSGLLNPYGLWSPRHSQSDASSSEMEFGTARQYDSTDLFFQEGWLYDDHLFPSKLDDEDDEGKEEDKFVLGVHDGSELIGIGKLGAGHSHRHEHIGSDRCEGCAEVYTCSSPLCGCCGGGLKIDGLEVARSSSSTVYGRYQIMDDQTEILDDCAQDGFQFKQSGDVVLECDMPRDPGRGDDDSELSVVEKELQMLSSFDNDAVANHSVHDFTDNGELDDSSEKNLKSSSNEEYLKEGNRVQPFPESGDDAYEFQNVGPLNSDIQYSTALKAEEDPESNIDLALSNFHQEYEVFELRIIHRKNRTGFEENKDFPIVLNSVIAGRYYVTEYLGSAAFSKVVQAHDLQTGMDVCLKIIKNDKDFFDQSLDEIKLLKFVNKYDPLDEHHVLRLYDYFYHQEHLFIVTELLRANLYEFQKYNQESGGEVYFTLPRIQVIARQCLEALVYLHHLRIIHCDLKPENILIKSYSRCEIKVIDLGSSCFLTDNLCLYVQSRSYRAPEVILGLPYDQRIDIWSLGCILAELYTGEVLFPNEPVPMMLAQMIGIVGPIDMEMLELGQETQKYFTDDYDLFTKNEETDQLEYLIPERSSLRRHLQCPDSEFVDFLSYLLQINPRKRPTADEALQHPWLSFAY; encoded by the exons ATGCGGAGGACGCGCAGCAAGTGCGATCCCGTCCCGTGCGCCTCGCTCGCTCTCTCCCCTCTGGCTTGCCTCGGGCTCCTTCGTGTGCGTCTCGCACGGTCGTCTCCCTCGAAGACTCCTCTCGCCTGGCTTCGCTTCGCTTCCAAGCCCGCTCCTCCCGATGGCGACGCAACCGCTTACCTCACCGCGGCGCCGCCTACGCACCTGAGCCTGAGCGAGACCGCGCCCCCGCCCCACCGACCGCGCGCGCACTGCAGGCGCATGGCGGCGCCGGGGCTGGACCAGGTCATGGCGTTCCTCACCGACCACGGCTTCGCGGGCGCCGCGTCCGCGCTCCGCGACGACGTCCTCgaccgcaccgccgccggggagggcgCCCGCGATGCGGCATTAGATCCCCAGCTCCCGCCGCTCCGGATGCccggctccgcctccgcctcaggcggcggcggcggcggtgcttgcGCTGGTGGCGCTAGCACGCCGGCGCCCGCGAGCcccagctccagctccggctCGGCGTCCTCGTCCGCATTCGTCAGCATGCGCTCCACGCCATCAG GGCTGTTGAACCCGTATGGGCTATGGTCGCCGCGGCACTCGCAGTCGGACGCGTCCTCATCGGAGATGGAGTTTGGTACTGCGCGCCAGTACGACAGCACCGACCTCTTCTTCCAAGAGGGTTGGCTCTACGACGACCACCTCTTCCCTAGCAAGCTGGACGATGAGGATGACGAAGGCAAAGAGGAGGACAAGTTTGTACTCGGGGTTCACGATGGCTCAGAACTGATAGGAATAGGCAAGCTTGGTGCAGGCCACAGCCACCGTCACGAACACATCGGCAGTGACCGCTGTGAGGGGTGCGCTGAGGTGTACACATGCTCATCGCCACTCTGTGGTTGCTGTGGAGGGGGACTCAAGATTGACGGGCTTGAGGTAGCCAGGAGCTCAAGCTCCACCGTGTACGGGAGATACCAGATCATGGATGACCAGACAGAGATACTGGATGACTGTGCCCAGGATGGGTTTCAATTCAAGCAGAGTGGAGATGTTGTGCTTGAGTGCGATATGCCGAGGGATCCCGGGCGAGGAGATGATGATTCAGAGCTGAGTGTTGTGGAGAAGGAGCTTCAAATGCTCAGTTCATTTGATAATGATGCTGTTGCGA ATCATAGTGTACATGATTTCACGGACAATGGTGAGCTTGATGATAGCAGTGAAAAAAATCTGAAAAGCAGTAGTAATGAAGAATATCTGAAAGAAGGTAATAGGGTACAACCTTTCCCTGAAAGTGGTGATGATGCATATGagtttcaaaatgttgggccgtTAAATTCAGATATTCAATATTCAACTGCTCTTAAAGCTGAGGAAGATCCAGAGTCAAATATTGATCTTGCTCTCTCTAATTTTCACCAAGAATATGAGGTATTTGAATTGAGAATTATCCACCGCAAGAACAG GACTGGCTTTGAAGAAAACAAAGATTTTCCTATTGTCTTGAATTCAGTTATTGCTGGAAGATATTATGTCACCGAATATCTAGGCTCGGCTGCATTCAGCAAGGTCGTGCAAGCACATGATCTTCAGACAGGAATGGATGTTTGccttaaaataattaaaaatgaTAAGGACTTCTTCGACCAAAGCTTGGATGAGATAAAACTCCTGAAGTTTGTGAACAAATACGATCCACTAGATGAGCACCATGTATTGCGCCTCTATGACTACTTCTACCATCAG GAACATCTCTTTATCGTCACTGAACTATTACGGGCAAATCTTTATGAGTTTCAGAAATATAATCAGGAATCTGGTGGTGAGGTGTATTTTACTTTGCCTAGGATACAG GTTATAGCTCGGCAATGCTTAGAGGCGTTGGTTTACTTGCACCATTTGAGGATCATTCATTGTGACCTGAAGCCAGAGAATATTCTTATCAAAAGCTACAGCAGATGCGAAATTAAAGTCATCGATCTGGGAAGTAGTTGCTTTTTGACAGACAACTTATGCCTCTATGTCCAATCACGCTCATATCGAGCTCCTGAAGTCATTCTGGGCCTACCATATGATCAGAGGATTGATATTTGGTCTCTTGGTTGCATCCTTGCTGAACTATACACTGGTGAG GTATTATTTCCTAATGAGCCTGTGCCTATGATGCTTGCTCAAATGATTGGGATAGTCGGTCCAATTGACATGGAAATGCTAGAACTGGGACAGGAGACGCAGAAGTATTTCACTGATGATTACGATCTTTTTACCAAGAATGAG GAGACAGATCAGCTAGAGTACTTGATCCCAGAGAGATCATCCTTAAGACGACACTTGCAATGTCCTGATTCAGAATTTGTTGATTTTCTGTCCTATTTGTTGCAAATAAACCCCCGGAAAAGACCAACAGCCGATGAAGCACTACAGCATCCATGGCTTTCTTTTGCGTACTAA
- the LOC120710246 gene encoding pentatricopeptide repeat-containing protein At5g39980, chloroplastic-like translates to MPPTAASAATAAAAALPSPSPRRVPAAKSSAAELQQRQHEDRALDVPALVAALSAARTAADLAAVLAPHRPVSARLLGALLSRLPDPRRGVALLDLLAPDITAPALLIPYNLLLRSACRAGDLRLASGLLLEMRDRGVTPDAFSYSTLLAALTRAGHLDHALTFLPLMEDDAVAPDLILFSNLIHLALRGGDAPKALALFSRLRGAGIRPDRKAYNAAVAAYCKSDLLRDAKRLLLHDMPADGVAPDAESYSPILAALARRGRHLVAVSLFSHMRAVARVKPDLSVFNIVLNAYGQLDLAREADRLFWNMRRAGVAPSVVTYNTMLRVYGDAGLFGEAVHLFGLMRSASDGNGGAGSSIKPNVVTYNTMIAIYGKSLEDEKAGSLVQDMQASGVQPNAITYSTILSIWVKAGKLDRAAKLFEKLREAGTEIDPVLYQTMVVGYERAGLVSQAKRLLRDLKDQDGIPKETAIKILASAGRVEEAAWLFRRAANTGEIKDSSVHRAMMDLFAKNRRHRNVIEVFDEMRKLGQLPDSETIATAMNAYGKLKEFDKAAALYQAMREEGCVFSDRVHFQMISLLGAQKDFEALETLVSELSHDPSIDKRELYLVAAGIYERAYKFDKASQIISQIRSSNGFDVQKFR, encoded by the exons ATGCCTCCCACTGCCGCGTCTGCGGCCacggccgcagccgccgcgctgCCGTCACCTTCCCCGCGCCGCGTCCCGGCAGCGAAATCC tccgccgccgagctccagcAGCGCCAGCACGAGGACCGCGCCCTCGACGTCCCCGCACTCGTGGCCGCGCTCTCCGCCGCGCGGACGGCGGCCGACCTGGCCGCCGTGCTCGCCCCGCACCGCCCCGTCTCCGCCCGCCTCCTCGGCGCGCTCCTCTCTCGCCTCCCCGACCCGCGCCGCGGCGTCGCGCTGCTCGACCTCCTCGCGCCGGACATCACGGCCCCCGCGCTCCTCATCCCCTAcaacctcctcctccgctccgCCTGCCGCGCTGGcgacctccgcctcgcctccgGCCTGCTCCTCGAGATGCGGGACAGGGGCGTGACCCCCGACGCGTTCTCCTACTCCACGCTCCTCGCGGCGCTCACCCGCGCGGGCCACCTCGACCACGCGCTCACCTTCCTGCCGCTCATGGAGGACGACGCCGTGGCCCCGGACCTCATCCTCTTCTCAAACCTCATCCACCTcgccctccgcggcggcgacgcgcccAAGGCGCTCGCGCTCTTCTCCAGGCTGAGGGGCGCGGGGATCAGGCCCGACCGCAAGGCCTacaacgccgccgtcgccgcctactGCAAGTCCGACCTGCTCCGCGACGCCAAGCGGCTGCTGCTCCACGACATGCCCGCCGACGGCGTCGCGCCCGACGCGGAGTCCTACTCCCCGATCCTCGCCGCGCTGGCGCGCCGCGGGCGGCACCTCGTGGCCGTGTCGCTCTTCTCGCACATGCGCGCCGTGGCGCGCGTCAAGCCGGACCTCTCCGTGTTCAACATCGTGCTCAACGCGTACGGGCAGCTGGACCTCGCGCGCGAGGCGGACCGGCTGTTCTGGAACATGCGCCGGGCCGGCGTGGCGCCGAGCGTGGTCACCTACAACACCATGCTCCGCGTCTACGGCGACGCCGGGCTGTTCGGCGAGGCCGTTCACCTGTTCGGTCTCATGCGCAGCGCTTCCGATGGCAATGGTGGCGCTGGCAGCAGCATCAAACCGAACGTGGTGACGTACAACACCATGATTGCCATCTACGGCAAGTCGCTGGAGGACGAGAAGGCCGGGAGCTTGGTGCAGGACATGCAGGCCAGCGGCGTCCAGCCCAACGCCATCACCTACTCCACCATCCTCTCCATATGGGTGAAGGCCGGGAAGCTCGATCGCGCTGCCAAGCTGTTTGAGAAGCTGCGGGAAGCCGGCACGGAGATCGACCCGGTGCTGTACCAGACAATGGTAGTGGGCTATGAGCGTGCCGGGCTTGTTTCGCAGGCCAAGCGTTTGTTGCGCGACCTGAAAGACCAGGACGGCATCCCCAAGGAGACAGCCATCAAAATCTTGGCGAGCGCCGGTCGTGTGGAAGAGGCCGCATGGCTGTTCCGCCGTGCAGCCAACACCGGCGAGATCAAGGACTCGTCGGTGCACAGAGCCATGATGGACTTGTTTGCCAAGAACCGGAGGCACCGGAATGTGATCGAGGTATTTGATGAAATGAGGAAGCTGGGCCAGTTGCCAGACTCGGAGACGATCGCCACCGCGATGAATGCTTATGGCAAGCTGAAGGAATTCGACAAGGCCGCGGCACTATACCAGGCAATGAGGGAGGAAGGCTGCGTGTTCTCAGATCGGGTGCACTTCCAGATGATCAGCCTGCTTGGAGCTCAGAAGGACTTCGAGGCGCTGGAGACGCTGGTCAGCGAGCTTAGCCATGACCCAAGCATCGACAAGAGGGAGCTTTACCTTGTGGCTGCCGGCATCTATGAGAGAGCATACAAGTTTGATAAGGCATCCCAGATAATCAGCCAGATAAGGAGCTCCAACGGTTTTGATGTCCAGAAATTCAGATAA